A stretch of the Argentina anserina chromosome 6, drPotAnse1.1, whole genome shotgun sequence genome encodes the following:
- the LOC126800799 gene encoding uncharacterized protein LOC126800799 produces the protein MGDFLISDTMDDGKTGRDGEILDSGTEYKWGEELLNYMKSKTFHTAIIGFSLLSVAAASLALLYHSRQKKAINKDSLVIANTGSMKNLIIEQKKMIEKESTTSEKYNSAFANREEDDSIEQGVYSSFRRMSLSSNSNLSSSKGSEGCHNKAPRVELLGEFVIGDISSPLRSCGLKNQMKEGEQSNYELRTQAHSVSIQQQPSVSEFSFIGSFSHKSYTSEKKIKPTESEISSMDTSHGSYTSEKIVKIKEGGKNGEVKVIATPVRRSSRIHSKTVMSP, from the exons ATGGGTGACTTTCTTATATCAGATACCATGGATGATGGTAAGACAGGCCGTGATGGTGAAATTCTTGATTCAGGAACTGAATACAAATGGGGGGAGGAACTACTCAACTACATGAAATCCAAAACATTTCATACAGCTATCATTGGGTTCTCATTACTTTCAGTTGCTGCAGCCTCTCTGGCTTTGTTGTATCACTCTAGGCAAAAGAAGGCcatcaacaaggattctttaGTGATAGCAAACACTGGTTCTATGAAGAATCTGATAATAGAGCAGAAGAAAATGATCGAGAAGGAGTCCACAACATCAGAGAAATACAACTCAGCATTTGCCAACAGGGAAGAGGACGATAGCATTGAGCAAGGTGTTTACTCTTCTTTCAGAAGAATGTCTCTGTCTTCCAATTCGAATCTTTCGTCCAGCAAAGGTTCTGAAGGGTGCCATAACAAGGCACCAAGAGTTGAATTGCTGGGTGAGTTTGTGATTGGAGATATCAGTAGCCCTCTTAGAAGCTGTGGATTGAAAAACCAGATGAAAGAAGGTGAACAAAGCAACTATGAGTTAAGGACCCAGGCTCATTCAGTTTCAATTCAACAGCAGCCGTCTGTGTCAGAATTTTCTTTCATAGGTTCCTTTTCACATAAAAGCTATACTTCtgagaaaaaaataaag CCAACCGAGTCAGAGATTTCTTCCATGGATACTTCACATGGAAGCTATACTTCTGAGAAGATTGTAAAGATCAAG GAGGGTGGCAAAAATGGAGAAGTCAAAGTCATTGCAACCCCAGTGAGACGCTCAAGTAGAATTCACAGCAAAACAGTAATGTCCCCATGA
- the LOC126800802 gene encoding protein OXIDATIVE STRESS 3-like, with amino-acid sequence MLLNIEYELFEAIITICFFFFFFFIFFPRFNRCHTSMGEGSGKQMALQGACSIRQNNNYAKRKESWAIMEGDDDHDHDDLSDTTSSTSNRSTYSSDVVDDASSSASSSCSSSLRSGGSLYDLSDLTAQLPIKRGLSMYFQGKSQSFTSLSKVNSIEDLAKKETPYQRSKALKSCKSYGGGLGNQRSYSLIPKPTISKVKKSSRGPSSSASFTSRRGTSLGFINNNVLPR; translated from the exons ATGTTGCTCAATATTGAATATGAACTTTTTGAAGCAATAATAACCatatgcttcttcttcttcttcttcttcatatttTTCCCAAGATTTAATAGGTGCCATACGTCCATGGGTGAAGGTAGTGGAAAACAAATGGCTTTGCAGGGTGCATGCTCGATCAGACAAAATAATAACTACgctaaaagaaaagagagttgGGCGATCATGGAAGGAGATGATGACCATGATCATGATGATTTGTCCGACACCACTTCGTCGACATCGAATCGATCGACGTATTCATCAGACGTGGTGGATGATGCATCTTCGTCTGCATcgtcttcatgttcttcatccTTGCGTTCTGGGGGATCTCTGTACGACTTGTCAGATCTCACGGCACAGTTACCCATCAA GAGAGGGCTTTCCATGTATTTTCAAGGCAAGAGTCAGTCTTTCACATCTTTATCAAAAGTGAATAGCATTGAAGATCTTGCAAAGAAAGAGACTCCATATCAGAGATCAAAAGCACTAAAATCATGCAAGAGCTACGGTGGTGGCTTAGGTAACCAAAGATCTTACAGTCTTATTCCCAAGCCCACCATATCTAAGGTCAAGAAGTCTTCGAGAGGTCCTTCCTCATCTGCATCTTTTACAAGTAGAAGAGGCACCTCTTTAGGTTTTATTAACAATAATGTACTTCCTCGCTGA